A genome region from Deinococcus aerolatus includes the following:
- a CDS encoding S8 family serine peptidase, with protein sequence MPKFAALSLLTLGLLSACSGTVPTAAAPAVQERFASAALVSLKPGDTPKSLTKAMGGKLLTWDDAGCSEGDAESCTAVLGLNQPVGALTLRALADQTVDIEPNKDMFSGGGILTATMGGKISMWSGGKISMWSGGKISMWSGGEFSLLPENSKLWQKIRLEQAQRMAPRLGEGVTVAVIDTGLDLQHPAFNGTLADPSTWYDFFAGDAMPQEEGTFGADAYGHGTNVAGIVLQVAPAAKIMPIRVLGSDGSGDVIMVAQAIQWAVEHGANVINLSLGSTESSKIVQKAIKKASDRQVLVVSSAGNSNLNKITYPAAQASRKDYTLGVGSVDLNDVKSTFSNYSGDLELVAPGEQVYAPAPDGRMAAWSGTSMAAPMVSGGLALGLGQRLAARTPIKDKDLAKDLTKAMAESAADIYEISGNKPFKDKLGKKGRMDLVNFLSNISGD encoded by the coding sequence ATGCCTAAGTTTGCCGCCCTGAGCCTGTTGACCCTTGGTCTGCTGTCCGCGTGCTCCGGCACGGTGCCCACCGCTGCTGCGCCCGCTGTCCAAGAGCGTTTTGCCAGTGCTGCCCTGGTCTCCCTGAAGCCGGGCGACACGCCCAAGAGCCTGACCAAGGCGATGGGCGGCAAGCTGTTGACCTGGGATGATGCCGGGTGCAGCGAGGGTGATGCGGAAAGCTGCACGGCGGTGCTGGGCCTGAACCAGCCTGTCGGTGCTCTGACGCTGCGCGCCCTGGCTGACCAGACGGTGGACATCGAGCCGAACAAGGACATGTTCAGCGGCGGCGGTATCCTGACGGCCACAATGGGCGGGAAGATCAGCATGTGGTCTGGCGGGAAGATCAGCATGTGGTCTGGGGGAAAGATCAGCATGTGGTCTGGTGGAGAGTTCAGTCTGCTGCCGGAGAACTCGAAATTGTGGCAGAAAATCCGTCTGGAGCAGGCGCAGCGCATGGCCCCCAGGCTGGGAGAAGGCGTGACTGTGGCCGTGATCGACACAGGGCTGGACCTGCAGCACCCGGCGTTTAATGGCACGCTCGCAGATCCGTCCACCTGGTACGACTTTTTCGCTGGGGACGCGATGCCGCAGGAGGAAGGGACCTTCGGTGCCGACGCTTACGGCCACGGCACCAATGTGGCGGGCATCGTCTTGCAGGTGGCCCCTGCCGCCAAGATCATGCCCATCCGGGTCCTGGGCTCCGATGGGTCCGGCGACGTGATCATGGTGGCGCAGGCCATCCAGTGGGCCGTGGAGCACGGGGCCAACGTGATCAACCTGAGCCTGGGCAGCACCGAGAGCTCAAAGATCGTGCAGAAGGCCATCAAAAAGGCGTCCGACCGGCAAGTGCTGGTGGTGTCCTCGGCCGGCAACAGCAACCTGAATAAGATCACCTACCCGGCCGCCCAGGCCAGCCGCAAGGACTACACCCTGGGCGTGGGCAGCGTCGACCTGAACGACGTCAAGTCGACTTTCTCGAACTACTCGGGTGATCTGGAACTGGTGGCCCCCGGCGAGCAGGTGTATGCCCCGGCGCCCGACGGGCGCATGGCGGCCTGGAGTGGAACGTCAATGGCCGCGCCGATGGTGAGCGGCGGTCTGGCGCTGGGGCTGGGCCAGCGGCTTGCCGCCAGGACGCCTATCAAAGACAAAGATCTGGCCAAGGACCTGACCAAAGCAATGGCCGAGAGCGCGGCAGACATCTACGAAATCAGCGGCAATAAACCCTTCAAGGACAAGTTGGGGAAAAAGGGACGCATGGACCTGGTGAACTTCCTCAGCAACATCAGCGGCGACTGA
- a CDS encoding MBL fold metallo-hydrolase, whose product MSDDSRLPRTLARRDALRLLGAAGAVVAAAPLARAQTAAPATAAPAPMNGNGFYRQRIGDMTVTVVSDGTAALAALLPTWGANPDRQAEFAATLAEYHVAAQNTVNHFNPVLIELDGKRILLDTGRGGANGQLVTNLRRAGIEPETVNAVFITHGHGDHIGGLTTAGKPTFANAQHIMGEAEFKFWTTQATPNDAVKNNLIALKDQFKLIQPGQEIVPGLTTVATPGHTLNHLSVLARSAGQGIMILGDAGGHFLLSLKHQGAYVSFDTNGDQAAQTRQQIFERIVSENLWVSGYHFPFHAIGHLRRLGAGSFEFEPTVWNWS is encoded by the coding sequence ATGTCCGATGACTCCCGTCTCCCCCGTACCCTCGCCCGGCGTGACGCCCTGCGCCTGCTGGGCGCTGCCGGTGCCGTGGTCGCTGCCGCACCTCTCGCACGCGCCCAGACGGCCGCCCCGGCCACGGCTGCTCCGGCCCCCATGAACGGCAACGGCTTCTACCGTCAGCGCATTGGCGACATGACCGTGACCGTGGTCAGCGACGGCACCGCCGCGCTTGCCGCGCTGCTGCCCACCTGGGGCGCCAACCCGGACCGGCAGGCCGAGTTCGCCGCCACCCTCGCGGAGTACCACGTCGCCGCCCAGAACACTGTCAACCACTTCAATCCTGTGCTTATCGAGCTGGACGGCAAACGCATCCTGCTGGACACCGGACGCGGCGGCGCCAACGGGCAGCTGGTCACCAACCTGCGCCGCGCTGGCATTGAGCCCGAGACCGTGAACGCCGTGTTCATCACGCACGGGCACGGCGACCACATCGGGGGCCTGACCACCGCCGGGAAACCCACCTTCGCCAATGCCCAGCACATCATGGGCGAGGCCGAATTCAAGTTCTGGACCACCCAGGCCACCCCCAACGACGCGGTCAAGAACAACCTGATTGCCCTGAAAGACCAGTTCAAGCTGATTCAGCCGGGTCAAGAAATCGTACCGGGCCTGACCACGGTGGCCACCCCCGGCCACACCCTGAACCACCTCAGCGTGCTGGCGCGCAGCGCCGGGCAGGGCATCATGATCCTAGGTGACGCGGGCGGACACTTCCTGTTGTCCCTGAAACACCAGGGCGCGTACGTGTCCTTCGACACCAACGGCGACCAGGCGGCGCAGACCCGCCAGCAGATCTTCGAACGGATCGTCAGCGAGAACCTGTGGGTCAGCGGCTACCACTTTCCCTTCCACGCCATCGGCCACCTGCGCCGCCTCGGCGCAGGCTCTTTCGAGTTTGAACCCACGGTGTGGAACTGGAGCTGA
- a CDS encoding peptidylprolyl isomerase produces the protein MKKILLTLALLGGVALAQTAPPAPAPAPTTPAPAALAPVTPAASPAAPVSTGDPAAVVGKVGDQTYTLADFDRAFRVAAARVVNAQGIPFEDAYLAEFAEARPDFLKQFLRDRAVTQLAQSRAKVDQAAVDKQFEDARGNFETDEAFSEALAATGYSTPDDLRAELGRQALINAYLESIRDRFKFGDAVVAGYYQLNRSKLTREAEACVKHILVPTEAEASTIVKDLAGGADFAKIAAEKSQDPGSAPQGGDLGCFGPGQMVETFDKASFTGPVGKVQTVKSDFGYHVLVVTKRTDAGVTPLAEAAPLIRQQLSGEAAQKYLDAQIARLSTESFPDVVTLPATE, from the coding sequence GTGAAGAAAATCCTGCTGACCCTGGCGCTGCTCGGCGGCGTCGCCCTGGCCCAGACGGCCCCGCCTGCCCCGGCGCCGGCCCCCACCACCCCAGCGCCTGCTGCCCTGGCGCCCGTTACCCCGGCCGCTTCTCCCGCCGCGCCGGTCAGCACCGGCGATCCGGCGGCTGTGGTGGGCAAGGTGGGCGATCAGACCTACACCCTGGCGGACTTTGACCGGGCCTTCCGCGTCGCCGCCGCCCGCGTGGTCAATGCCCAGGGCATTCCCTTCGAGGACGCCTACCTGGCCGAGTTCGCCGAGGCCCGTCCGGATTTCCTCAAACAGTTCCTGCGGGACCGCGCGGTGACTCAGCTGGCCCAGTCGCGGGCCAAGGTGGATCAGGCCGCTGTGGACAAGCAGTTTGAGGACGCCCGCGGCAACTTCGAGACCGACGAGGCGTTTTCCGAGGCGCTGGCGGCCACCGGCTACAGCACGCCTGACGACCTGCGCGCCGAGCTGGGGCGGCAGGCGCTGATCAACGCCTACCTGGAAAGCATTCGGGACCGCTTCAAGTTCGGCGACGCCGTGGTGGCCGGGTACTACCAGCTGAACCGCAGCAAGCTGACGCGCGAGGCCGAGGCCTGCGTCAAGCACATCCTGGTGCCCACCGAGGCCGAGGCCAGCACCATCGTGAAGGATCTGGCAGGCGGCGCGGACTTTGCCAAGATCGCCGCCGAGAAGAGCCAGGACCCGGGCAGCGCCCCGCAGGGCGGCGATCTGGGCTGCTTCGGGCCGGGGCAGATGGTGGAAACCTTCGACAAGGCCAGCTTCACCGGGCCGGTGGGCAAGGTCCAGACGGTGAAGTCGGATTTCGGCTACCACGTTCTGGTGGTCACCAAGCGCACCGACGCGGGCGTGACCCCGCTGGCCGAGGCCGCCCCGCTGATCCGCCAGCAGCTGTCGGGCGAGGCCGCGCAGAAGTATCTGGACGCCCAGATTGCCCGCCTGAGCACCGAGTCCTTCCCGGATGTGGTGACGCTGCCGGCCACCGAATAG